A region of the Agrobacterium sp. RAC06 genome:
GGCGATTGACTTGGTCTCGGCTTCGAAGGTGATGATCACGTCACCGGTCTCGCGCTCGACGAAGGTCGTCGTCGCGGCGCGGCCACCGGTGTCGAAGACCGGCACGTTGTCGAAGATCTTTTCGACGAATTCCGTCACCTTGGCCTCGTCGCCGGCAAACTTCTCCTTCGCATAGGCCGTTGCCGCCAGATAGGTGTAGCGGGCATTGCCCGAGGTCTTCGGGTTGGGGAAGATCACCTGGACGTCGTCGCGGGCGAGATCGTCCCAGTCCTTGATGTTCTTCGGGTTGCCGGCGCGTACCAGGAAGGACGGGAAGGAATAGAAGGGCGAGGCATTGTTCGGGAATTCCGACTGCCAGCCTTCGTTGATGAAACCGTTCTTGGCCAGGAATTCGACGTCCGTCACCTGGTTGAAGGTGACGACGTCGGCTTCCAGACCCTCAACGATGGCGCGTGCCTGGCGCGAGGTACCGCCATGCGACTGATCGATGCTGACGCCCGGATTGGCCTTGATGAAGGCTTCGTTCTGGGCGGCGAAGATCTCGCGGGCGATGTCATAGGAGGCGTTGAGCAGCTTGTCTGCGGCGCTGGCCGAAACCGGCAGGGACAGGGCGGCGAGGGCGGCGCTCAAGAGTAGGAGGCGTTTCATGGACTGGTACTCCGGGATGCGGGGGATCTATCTGCCCCGCAAACTAGAGGGTCGGCCCGCCCCTTCCGAGGAATGGCCGACCAATGATTGCCCGGAGGGGCAAATATCTTTCCGCCGGAGGGGCCCCCGCCGGAATGGTCCATCAGCGCGTCGGAACCGGCACTTCGCCGCGGTAGTCGTAAAAGCCGCGGCCCGACTTGCGACCCAGCCAGCCGGCCTCGACATATTTGACCAGCAGCGGGCAGGGACGGTACTTCGAGTCCGAGAGGCCCTCATGCAGCACCTGCATGATCGAGAGGCACGTATCGAGACCGATAAAATCGGCAAGCTGCAGCGGGCCCATCGGGTGGTTGGCGCCGAGCTTCATTGCCGTGTCGATCGCTTCGACCGAGCCGACGCCTTCATACAGCGTGTAGATCGCCTCGTTGATCATCGGCAGCAGGATGCGGTTGACGATGAATGCCGGGAAGTCTTCGGCGACCGTGATCGTCTTGTCGAGCGAGGAGACGAAGTCCTTGGCGGTGGCGAAGGTGGTTTCATCGGTTGCGATGCCGCGCACCAGTTCTACGAGCTTCATGACCGGGACCGGGTTCATGAAATGGATGCCCATGAAACGCTCCGGCCGGTCGGTGGCCGAGGCGAGCCGGGTAATCGAGAGCGACGAGGTATTCGTTGCAATCAGTGCCTCTGGCTTCAGAACCGGGCAGAGTGTCGCGAAGATCTTGCGCTTGACAGTTTCATCCTCGGTCGCTGCCTCGATCACGAGATCTGATGGAGCGAGGTCGTTGACGTCCGACGAGCCGGAGATCAGCGCGAGTGCGGCCTTGCGATCCTCGTCAGTGATCTTGCCATTGGTGACCTGTCGGGCGAGGTTGCCGTTGATGGTAGCGAGGCCTGCCTCGATCCTCTCCTTGGAGAGATCGTAGATCGTGACCTTGTAGCCGGCGGCGGCGGCGACCTGGGCAATGCCACAGCCCATCTGGCCGGCACCCACGACACCCACATTGCTGATCTTGTCCGTCATCGTCTCGCTCCTCACCCGTTCTCGTCTTCACTCAAGAAGATGGCACCGACAAAAATGCCGGACCCGCTCATCGCGGACCCGGCTGATTGATAGACCGCAAAGGTTTCTTTGACCAGTCCTTTCGCAGTTGCGAAAGGGCGATCAGAGCGCCTTCTCGAGCTCCGGCAGGGCCTCGAAGATGTCGGCGACGAGGCCGTAATCGGCAACCTGGAAGATCGGTGCTTCCTCGTCCTTGTTGATCGCGACGATGACCTTCGAGTCCTTCATTCCGGCGAGGTGCTGGATGGCACCGGAGATGCCGCAGGCGATGTAGAGCTGCGGGGCAACCACCTTGCCGGTCTGGCCAACCTGCCAGTCGTTCGGGGCATAGCCTGCATCGACGGCCGCACGAGATGCGCCGACGGCGGCACCCAGCTTGTCGGCTACAGGCAGGATCACTTCCTGGAACTTCTCCGAGGAGCCAAGCGCACGGCCACCGGAAATGATGATCTTGGCCGAGGCCAGTTCCGGGCGGTCGGACGAGGACAGCGCATCGGAAACATAGCTGGATACGCCGGTGTTTGCAGCGGCAGCAATGCTTTCTACGGCAGCAGACCCACCTTCACCGGCAGCGGCGAAGGAGGCTGTGCGAACGGTGATCACCTTCTTGGGATCGGTCGACTGCACGGTCTGGATGGCGTTGCCGGCATAGATCGGACGCTTGAAGGTGTCGGCAGAGACCACTTCAGTGATTTCCGAGACCTGCATGACATCAAGCAGGGCTGCGACGCGCGGCATCACGTTTTTGCCGACCGAGGTCGCGGCCGCAATGATCGTGTCGTAGGAGCCGCCAAGCGAGACGATGAGGGCCGCCAGCGGCTCTGCAAGGTTGTTGCCGAGCGAAGCGTCGTCGGCGAGCAGCACCTTGGAGACGCCCGAGAGCTTTGCAGCCGCATCGGCGGCAGCCTTGGCGCCGGAGCCGGCGACCAGGACATGCACGTCGCCACCGATCTTGGTGGCGGCCGTGAGCGCCTTCGCGGTCTGTTCGGAGACGGTCGCGTTGTCGTGTTCTGCGAGAAGAAGAATAGCCATTTTACGTTTCTCCTGTCCGTTCCGCTTACAATACGCCGGCTTCGTTCTTGAGCTTGTCGACAAGCTCTGCCACCGACTTCACCTTGATGCCCGCCTTGCGGCCACCCGGCTCCTCGGTCTTCAGAACCTTGAGGCGCGGTGCGACGTCGACGCCGAAGTCGGCCGGGGCCTTCTTGTCGAGCGGCTTCTTCTTGGCCTTCATGATATTGGGCAGCGAGGCGTAGCGCGGCTCGTTCAAACGCAGGTCGGTGGTGACGATCGCCGGGAGCTTCACGTCGATGGTCTGGAGACCGCCGTCGACTTCGCGGGTGACGGTCGCCTTGTCAGCGCCAAGCTCGAGCTTGGAGGCAAACGTCGCCTGGCCCCAGCCGAGGAGAGCCGCCAGCATCTGGCCGGTCTGGTTCGAATCGTCGTCGATCGCCTGCTTGCCGACGATGACGAGGCCCGGAGCCTCAGCCTCGACCACGCCCTTCAGGAGCTTGGCTACGGCGAGCGGCTCGACGGCTTCGTCTGTCTCGATCAGGATGCCGCGGTCAGCGCCCATGGCGAGTGCGGTGCGGATGGTTTCCTCGGCCTTGGCCGGGCCAATCGACACGATCACCACTTCTTCGGCCTTGCCGGCTTCCTTCAGCCGCAGCGCCTCCTCGACGGAGATCTCGTCGAAGGGATTCATGGACATCTTGACGTTGGCGAGCTCGACGCCTGAACCATCTGGTTTGACGCGGATCTTGACGTTGTAATCCACAACCCGCTTGACTGGGACGAGTATCTTCATGGGTTCCTCTCTTCAAATCTTCTGCCGGAAAATGCGCGCTGATGCGCTCCGCCGTTTGTCGATTGGCGACATCGATACGCATTTTTTTCCCAAACACAACGATCGATGCCGTTTGACGGACAGCAATAATTTACGTTGACGTTCACGTCAATACTTTGCCGCCGCGACCTCTTGTCATCGTCCCCAGTGGGTGACCTTGCGAACCGGTTGCGATGCCGTGGTTTTTGCGCCGTTTTCTGCCTCGTCCCTCTCCCAGGCTCTCGTGTCGCCGGCCGGTCTTTGCCCCCAGGGGCCTACTGTGGCGACATCCACGGTGGGCGCGGCGTGTTCGACAGCCTTGGGTGTCACGATCGCCCGATCGAAGAGCGGCACACCCGGACGTCGCAAAAAGAGCACCAGGATCGCACCGGCGATGATGCCGCCGACATGCGCGCCCCAGGAGACATTGCTGTCACCGTCGATCACCAGCATGACGAATTGCTGGCCGACCCAGAAGAGAAGCGGGATGAAGGCCGGGAGCGGCAGCGGAAAGCGCATGAAGACCAGCACCCAGACGCGCACCTTTGGGTGCAGCATCAGATAAGCCGCAACCACGCCCGATACCGCGCCCGACGCCCCGATCAGCGGCGCTTCGCTCGCCGGCATAACCAGCCCATGCACGAGCGCGCCGGCGGCCGCGCAGGCAAGGTAGAAGAACAGGAACTTGAAGTGCCCCATCGCATCCTCGACATTGTCGCCGAAGACCCAGAGGAAGAGCATGTTGGAGCCCAGATGAAGCCAGCTGCCATGCAGGAAGGAATAGGTGACATAGGTCGCCCCCTCCGGCACCAGCACCAGCCGCGGATCGAGCTCGGCAATATCGAAGGCGACGGCCGGTATGAAGCCCATGCCATAAACCCCGATCTCGTAGAGCGCCTCCGGTGCCAGTGTCGCCAGCGCATGGGTCACGACATTGGCGAGAATCAGCCCCAAGGTCACATACTGCTTGCGGATGTGCTTCAGCGCGTTTCGGTCGTGCAGGGGAATGAACATCGCGCCTCGTCGGGTTCGCCGGAGATGGGTGCGTAGAACCTAGCGCAGCTTGGGGGATGGGGACAGGGGGAGGTTGCCATGTAGGCGGCTCCCACCTCCCCCTTAGCGGGGGAGGACGGAAAATCGAAGGCTTGAGGTCCGCGCAAGCCGCCTAAACTTCAGATTTTCCAAGAGAGGGGCAAAGTTGCGCGGGCAGAAACCTCAGCAGGCCCCCTCTTGCGAAATCTGAGGTTTGCCCCTGATCGGGCCAATTCCCCGATTTCGGTTTCTCCCCCGCAAGGGGGGAGAAATGTCGTCGCCTACCTGTTCTTCCCCGGCACCCACAGAATATCCGCCTTGCCGCCGTCATTCGCATGACGTGCTGCCACGAACAGAAAATCCGACAGCCGGTTCACATATTTCAGTGCCGGTGCGCCGACTTCCTCACCGTCGAAGCGGGAGAGTTCGACCATGATGCGCTCGGCACGACGCGAGGTGGTGCGCGCGAGGTGCAGATAGGCTGCAGCGGGCGTGCCTCCCGGCAGGATGAAGGATTTCAGCGGATCGAGAGCGGCATTCAGCTGGTCGATTTCCTTCTCGATCCGGTCGACCTGGGCCTCGATGACGCGGAGCGGCTCGTAGGAGAGGACCTCGCCGGTTTCGGGGGCGGCGAGATCCGCGCCGAGGTCGAAGAGGTCGTTCTGGATGCGCATCAGCATGGCATCGAGTTCCGGCATCTCTCCCGTATGGAGCCGGGCAATGCCGATCGCTGAATTCGTCTCGTCGATCGTGCCATAGGCGTCGACGCGCAGGTCGTGCTTCAGGCGGCGCGGGCCTGTCACCAGTGCCGTGGTGCCGTCATCGCCGGTGCGGGTGTAGATCTTGTTGAGCTTGACCATGGTTTCAGCGTCCCCCGCCCGTCAGCCAGAGTGTGAGCATGATCAGCGCGATCGCGATCGCCTGCAGCACGATACGGGCCTGCATCAGTTTGTTGGATGTATTGCCGTCGCCGCCTTTCAGCATGTTGAAGAGGCCTCGCAAGAGGACGAGGGCGACAAGCCCCATGACGATGATGGCGAGGACATAGGTGAATGTGGACATAACGTGGGATGAGCCTTTGTTCGTCGCCGGTCAGTCCAGCGAGCGCATCAGTCGATAGAAGAGGTCGGCCGGAAGCCAGCGCTTGATCAGGGCCCCCTGCTTGGCCGGCTTGGTCACGAGATAATGTGGGCGGGCACGCCGGGCGGTCAAGGCGTGGGTGAGGACTTTGTAGACGGCCTCCGGCCCGAGTTTGTGGCGGTTGACGGGGCCTGTGCCATCGAGTCGCGCCAGTTGCCGGCGGTAGTCCTCGGCATGAACCGAGTTTTCGAGGTCGATCACGCGGCGGATGTGGTGGAGCGCATTGGCGGTGAAGCGGCTTTCGATCGGGCCGGGCTCGATCAGGCTCACCTGCACGCCGGAGCCCTCGAGTTCCATACGAAGTGTGAGCGAGAGGCCCTCGAGCGCAAACTTCGAGGCCGTATAGGCGCCGCGCCAGCGATAGGGGATGATGCCGAGGATCGAGGAGCATTGCACGATGCGGCCTGATCCTTGCGCTCGCATCGCCGGGATCACCCGACGGGTCAGGTCGTGCCAGCCGAAGAGATTTGTCTCGAACTGCTGCCTGAGCGCTTCCGTCGGCAGATCCTCCACCGCACCCGCCTGGCCATAGGCGCCATTGTTGAACAGCGCGTCGAGCCGGCCCCCTGTGCGGTCGAACACGGTCGCGACAAGGGTTTCGATGCTGGCTGTGTCGGTGTAATCCATTACGAGGGCCTCAATACCCTTCGCCTCGAGCGCGCCCAGGTCTTCCGGCTTGCGCACCGTCGCAAAGACCCGCCAGCCGTCGCGCTTGAGGGCCTCGGCACAGTAGGCGCCGATGCCGGAGGAACAACCGGTGACGATGATGCTCTTCACGGGGAAAACCTCGTTATTGCTTTGCAAACGGCGATGGGTTTCCCATATTCGGCCCCAGCCTGCAATCGTGCCCCGCGTTCTTGAGGAGACTGGATGCCGACTTTCCTGCGTATGCTCTACAAGGTCGGCTTTGACGCGTTCTGGCATTTCACCGAGGACGACGGCTGGGCGATGGCGAGCCATGTCGCGCTGTCGGCTATTCTTGCGCTTTTTCCATTCCTGATCTTCGGCACGGCGCTTGCGAGTTTCCTCGGCGCCGACCAGTTCGCCGAGACGGCGGTGCATCTGATTTTCGACACCTGGCCGGAGACCATCGCCAAGCCGCTGTCCGACCAGGTGGTGCAGGTGTTGACCATTCCGCGCGGTGGGCTTCTGACCATCTCGGTGCTGGCAGCCGCCTATTTCGCCTCGAACGGGGTGGAGGCGCTGCGCGTCTCGCTCAACCGCGCTTACCGGGTGGCGGAGACGCGGCCGTGGTATGTGACGCGGCTCGTCAGCCTCGGTTTCGTGCTGGCCGCCGTCGTCGTGCTGGCGGCGATCAGCGCGCTCCTCGTCGCCGTGCCCGTAGCGCTCGCCTATGCGGAAAAGCTCTTTCCCTTCCTCAAGGATTTTCTCGCGACCGTCGCCAACTGGCGGGTTTACGGAACCGTTCTCTTCCTCGTCCTGGCGCTCGTGGTCTTCCATCTCGGCCTGCCGGCCGGCCGGCGGCGACTGATCGACGTTCTGCCCGGCGTGCTCCTGACGCTGGCGCTCTGGCTGGTCGGCGCACTTCTCTTCGCCTATTACCTCGCGTCCTTCGCCGATTATGCGGCGACCTATGCCGGTCTTGCCTCGATCATGATCGTGCTGGTCTTTCTCTACATGGTCGGCGCGATCTTCATCATCGGCGCGGAGTTCAACGCGGCACTGATGAAATTCCGGGTGGTGCCGGTGAAGGGGACACCCGCAGGGATCTCAAATCCCGACCATGGCGCGAATATCTGACGGCGTCTTGCCCTCTGCCCTGAGCGCCGACAAGGCCGTGTCGCCGAGGCTTTTCGACAGCTTGCGGCCATCGGGCCCCAGGATCAGCCGGTGATGGTGGTAGACGGGTACGGGCAGGCCGAGCAGGGTCTGCAGCAGTCGATGGATCGAGGTCGCATGGAAGAGGTCGAGACCGCGCACGACGTTGGTCACGCCTTGGGCTGCATCATCGAACGTGACGGCCAGATGGTAACTCGAAGGCGCGTCGGAGCGCCAGAGCACGACATCGCCCCAGGCGGCCGGATCCGCCTCAATCTCGCCTGTCGGCCCATCGCCGGTTTCCTGCCAGGTGAGAGGTTTTTCGATGAGACGCTGCGCCTTGTCGATGTCGAGCCGCCAGGCATAACGTTCGACCGTTGCCAGTTTGTCGCCCCGCTCGGCCTCGGACAGCATGCGCTCCTCTGTCGGATAGAGCGGTGCGCCGTCCGGGTCGCGTGGCCAGGGGCCACCCTCGCGCTCGAAGGCTGAGACACGGGCCTTCACCTCGCCGCGGGTGAGAAATGCGGGATAGACCAGCCCCATTGCTTGCAGCCTATCGAGAGCTTCGCGATAGAGGGGAAAGTGTTCCGACTGGCGGCGGACGGGCCGTTCGAAGGGGATGCCGAGCCAGGTGAGATCGTCGATGACCGCCTGTTCGAAGTCCGGCGTGCAGCGCGTCAGGTCGATATCCTCGATGCGCAGCAGAAGGCGCCCGCCCGTTTTTCCGGCCATATCGGCGTTCACAAAAGCAGAGAGCGCATGGCCGAGATGCAGCCGGCCATTGGGGCTCGGCGCGAAACGAAAGACGGGGGCATCCTGTCCGGTGGTTTGACGATCGCGTTCGGTCATGCTTTTCCTTCGCATGAGAGTGGAATGAGGAAAAGGGGACGGATTTGACGACGATCCGATGCGAGGCCGATCTCGCTGCGGGGCTTTCCCTTTTGCTGACACGCGATCCCCGGCTCTGTCCGATCGCAGACGCCTGCGGTCCGCTGCCGCTTCGCCTGTCGCCGCCGGGATTTGCGGGGCTCGCCTCGATCATCGTCTCGCAGATGGTGTCGCGGGCCAGCGCCGACGCGATCTGGCGGCGGATGACGGCGGTCCTGGGGAACCGGCCGCTGGCGGAAGATTATCTGGCGCTCGGGCCCGAGCTGATCGGCACATTCGGCCTGTCGCGCGGCAAGGCGCAGGCGCTGGAAGAGGCCGCCAAGGCCGATCTCGGTGGACCCTTCCGGCTCGACGAGCTGGCAGAAATGCCGGCGGAGACCGCGATCGCGGCGCTGACGGGGCTCAAGGGCATCGGTCCCTGGACGGCCGAGGTTTACCTGATGTTCTGCGGCGGCCATCCGGACATCTTCCCGGTCGGCGACGTGGCACTTCGGATCTCGGTGGGCGATGTTTTCTTCGCCGGAGAACGGCCTGCCCCCGAACTTGTGGCGGAGCTGGCTGAAGTCTGGGCGCCCGCCCGATCGGTCGCCGCAAGGCTGTTCTGGGCTCATTATGCCCGCATCACAGGCCGCACTGCCTTGCCCCGCTGAGGGCGCGCCGAGAGGTCGCAAGGCGGCTCAAAGATTCAGGCTTCACAATGCTGTAACAACGGACCTAATATAGAAGGGCAGATGCCGAATCGATCAGGAGTACCCCTTGACGATTGCAGTTTCTCCCCAGGCCCTGCCGGCGCTCGTCCTGAATGCCGACTACCGGCCACTGAGTTATTATCCCTTGTCGCTCTGGTCCTGGCAGGACGCGATCAAGGCGGTCTTCCTCGACCGTGTGAACATCATCGCCGAGTATGATCACTCCGTCTGCTCGCCGAGTTTCTCGATGCGACTGCCGAGCGTGGTTAGCCTCAAGACCTATGTTCAACCGACCCGGAATCCGGCCTTCACCCGCTTCAACGTCTTCCTGCGCGACAAGTTCGAATGCCAGTATTGCGGTTCGCCCGACGATCTGACCTTCGACCATGTCATCCCGCGCGCCCATGGCGGCGAGACGACCTGGGAGAATGTCGTGGCCGCCTGCTCGCCGTGCAATCTGCGCAAGGGATCGAAGCTCCCCAGGCAGGCCGGCATGCATCCGCATCAGGCACCTTACCGGCCGACGGTGCAGGATCTGCACAACAACGGCCGGCTCTTCCCGCCGAACTACCTGCACGAAAGCTGGATGGACTATCTCTACTGGGATACCGAACTGCAGCCTTGAGGTCAGGCGGCAGCGCGGCTGAAGGCGGCACGGATTGCGCCGCCTCGGATCCGCTTCAGACAGCGGGCTTGCGGAAGACGCCCCAGAGCGCAAGCGCGGCAAGGGCTGCACTCGTCAGCACATTCCAGCCGGCAAAGGACAGGCCGAGCACGCGAAGCGTCGCTTCGGTGCAGGAGGGCGCCTTGGTGGCGTTCAAGGCTTCCAGAACGTTGACGGGCGTGTCGCCACCGGTTGCGCCGATCGCGCAGGTTGACGGGCCTTCCCAGAACTTCCACTCGACGCCGGAATGGTAGATGCCCATGCCGACGCTGATCAGCATGGTGATGGCGATGGCGATCAGCAGGAGCTTCGTGACGACTGGCGGCAGGCGGAAGACGGTTGAAAGGACGGCCAGGACGCCGATTCCAATGCCGATATAGTAGGGATTACGCTGCATCAGGCAGAGCGCACAGGGGATATAGCCGCCGATATGCTCGAAGCCGAGCGCGGAGCCCACGACGAGCGCCATGCCGAAGGTAAGCAAGGCGGCAAGCGCGCCATCGGACTTCAGGGGTATTAGGATCGAGTTCATCTGCAACACTCTCACAGGGCGAATTTCACGAGGTAGAAGCCGCCGATCAGCAGCAGCATAAAAAGGGTAAAAAGAAGACCGAGATATTTCTCGATGAAGAGGCGAATGGATTCGCCATAGAGCTTCAGCAGGAAGGCTACGAGGAAGAAACGGAACGCGCGGCCAATGATGCTGACAATGGTGAAGACCAGGAAATTCAGCCCCGTGGCGCCGGAGAAGATGGTTAGGACCTTGTAGGGGAAAGGTGTGATCGCAGCAAAGAGCACCCCCCAGCCACCCCAGGTGTTGTACCAGCCCGCCACCTGTTCGAAGGCATCCTCCTTGCCGTAGAAGGCGAGGATAGGGCGTCCAATTGCCTCGAACAGGAACATGCCGATGGCATAACCGAGAAATGCACCGAGGACGGATGCGAGCGTGCAGAGGAGGGCCAGCCTGAACCAGTGGTCCCGGCGCTTGATGACCATAGGGATGAGCAGGACATCCGGCGGGATCGGAAAGAAGGAGCTTTCGATGAACGAGACGCCAGCAAGGGCCCGATCGGCGTGGCGAGTGCCGGCAAGCGACATCGTCCAATCATACATACGACGCAGCATTGAGGCTTCCGTGGGTAGATGGTTCACGGCGTTCTAGGGGGCGCATGGCTGCCTGTAAATGGTGCTGGCGCCGCGTCGGACGCGAGCGTTGAACGTTTGCGTGAAGGGATGCTCGAAAAAGGCGTTGACCGCTGCACCCCGGCTCGTATAGTCCGGCGCTGTCCATCCGACGCTCATGTGCCCCATTGGCGGAACTGGTAGACGCGCTCGACTCAAAATCGAGTTCCGAAAGGAGTGCTGGTTCGATTCCGGCATGGGGCACCACAATCTCAAAAAGGCAGAAGGCATGAGCAATACCGGCAAGAAGATCCGTATGGCGCAGCCCGTGCAGCAGGTGGTGGTGGATGCAGGCCTGTTGCCGAAGGTGCCGGCTCAGCCCGTTGCCGCCAAGGGTAAAGGCAAGCCGCAGACGGCTGCATCTCTGGCCGCGTCGCCTGTCGCCCCTGTCGAGGGCAAGCAAAAGATCAACATCGTGGCACCCGTTGCGCCGCAGGTTGCGGCCATGCGCCAGAAGCTTCGGCAGCAGTCGGTCCAGTCGCAGGTCGCGCGTATCGATGCGGCGATCGAGGCCGGTACGGTTTCGCCCGCCGATGCCAAGGCACTGGTTCTGACGCTTGCGATGAAGCGGCTCGGCGCGAAGGAGGCGGCGGAGAAGTGGTATCGCAGCCAGAAGCTCGAACCCTTCGCCGGACGGACGCCGGCGCAGATGGTGCGTGCCGGTGAGTTGAAGGCACTGGTTGCCTTGATGCGCGCAGAGGGCGCCCAAGCCAAGGGCTGACCTTTGCGGCCGGCCCGTGCGCTTCGATGTGCAGACGTTTCCGTTTTCGGGTCAGCCTATGTCCTCGCCTGGCAACCGGTTTCCTGGCCATTCCAACGTCGATCCTTCTCCCGTTTGCCGGTCGTTTACGCTGAGATGAGCGGCTTATTGTGCGCTTGCGAGATGAGTGTTAGCACTGACAGCATGACGATCCGGACACTCAGCCATGCTGCTTGAGCCGCGCGAGACCTTCGAGGCCCTGCGCCGCGACTTCCGCTGGACCATTCCCGCCGATTTCAACATCGGCCGGGCGGTCGCCGACGATTGGGCGGCGAAGTTTCCCGAGCAAGTTTGCCTGCAGCACTTTTCACCCGATGGCCGGCATCTTTCGATGACCTATGGCGAGCTTTCGGCGCAATCCTCGGCGCTGGCCGAGGCCTTGACGGAAATCGGCGTCATCAGGGGTGACCGTGTGGCGCTTCTCATGCCGCAATGTTTCGAAACGGTCATTGCGCATGTGGCGATCTACAAGATGGGCGCGATCGCGCTGCCACTTGCACTGCTCTTCGGCGAAGAGGCGCTGGAATACCGGTTGCGGGATGCCGGCGCCCGCGTGATCGTCACCAACAGTTTCGGCCTGCAGCGGCTGAAGGCCATCAAGGCGCGTCTGCCGGCGCTGCAGACGGTGATCTCGGTCGATGGGCCCGGGCCCGATGTCATCGGTTTCCGTTCGATGATCGAGGGCCGGTCCGGCCTGTTCGACATTGTCGACACAGGACCCGACACGCCGGCGCTGATGATCTACACCTCGGGCACGACGGGGCCGCCCAAGGGAGCGCTGCACGGACATCGCGTTCTGGCCGGTCACATCCCCGGCTTCCAGCTGGCGCATGACTATCTGCCACAACCGGACGACAAGGTCTGGACACCCTCCGACTGGGCCTGGGCGGGCGGGCTGCTCAACGCGCTTTTGCCGGCGCTGATGCTCGGTGTGCCGGTCGTTTCCTCGCCGGCGCAGAAATTCGATCCGCATATGGCCTTCCGGATCATGGCCGAGATGAAGGTCCGCAATGCCTTTATCCCGCCGACGGCACTCCGGCTCCTGAAGGCGGTCGACAAGCCCCGCGAGGCCCATGATCTCGTGCTGCGCAGCATCGGGTCAGCGGGCGAATCGCTGGGGCGTGAAACCTATGAATGGGTGAAGATGGCGCTCGGCATCGTGCCCAACGAGTTTTACGGCCAGACGGAGTGCAATTTCGTGCTGTCCTCGGCGGCGCATCTCGGTGTTTCCAAGGGCGGCTTCATCGGCAAGGCGGTGCCGGGGCATGAGGTGGCGATCATCGATGCCGAGGGTCGGGAATTGCCGGCCGGCGAAACCGGGCAGGTGGCGATCAAGCGACCGGATCCGGTGATGTTCCTCGGCTATTGGAA
Encoded here:
- the gluQRS gene encoding tRNA glutamyl-Q(34) synthetase GluQRS gives rise to the protein MTERDRQTTGQDAPVFRFAPSPNGRLHLGHALSAFVNADMAGKTGGRLLLRIEDIDLTRCTPDFEQAVIDDLTWLGIPFERPVRRQSEHFPLYREALDRLQAMGLVYPAFLTRGEVKARVSAFEREGGPWPRDPDGAPLYPTEERMLSEAERGDKLATVERYAWRLDIDKAQRLIEKPLTWQETGDGPTGEIEADPAAWGDVVLWRSDAPSSYHLAVTFDDAAQGVTNVVRGLDLFHATSIHRLLQTLLGLPVPVYHHHRLILGPDGRKLSKSLGDTALSALRAEGKTPSDIRAMVGI
- a CDS encoding DNA-3-methyladenine glycosylase family protein, producing the protein MTTIRCEADLAAGLSLLLTRDPRLCPIADACGPLPLRLSPPGFAGLASIIVSQMVSRASADAIWRRMTAVLGNRPLAEDYLALGPELIGTFGLSRGKAQALEEAAKADLGGPFRLDELAEMPAETAIAALTGLKGIGPWTAEVYLMFCGGHPDIFPVGDVALRISVGDVFFAGERPAPELVAELAEVWAPARSVAARLFWAHYARITGRTALPR
- a CDS encoding HNH endonuclease, yielding MTIAVSPQALPALVLNADYRPLSYYPLSLWSWQDAIKAVFLDRVNIIAEYDHSVCSPSFSMRLPSVVSLKTYVQPTRNPAFTRFNVFLRDKFECQYCGSPDDLTFDHVIPRAHGGETTWENVVAACSPCNLRKGSKLPRQAGMHPHQAPYRPTVQDLHNNGRLFPPNYLHESWMDYLYWDTELQP
- a CDS encoding disulfide bond formation protein B, which codes for MNSILIPLKSDGALAALLTFGMALVVGSALGFEHIGGYIPCALCLMQRNPYYIGIGIGVLAVLSTVFRLPPVVTKLLLIAIAITMLISVGMGIYHSGVEWKFWEGPSTCAIGATGGDTPVNVLEALNATKAPSCTEATLRVLGLSFAGWNVLTSAALAALALWGVFRKPAV
- a CDS encoding YqaA family protein; translated protein: MLRRMYDWTMSLAGTRHADRALAGVSFIESSFFPIPPDVLLIPMVIKRRDHWFRLALLCTLASVLGAFLGYAIGMFLFEAIGRPILAFYGKEDAFEQVAGWYNTWGGWGVLFAAITPFPYKVLTIFSGATGLNFLVFTIVSIIGRAFRFFLVAFLLKLYGESIRLFIEKYLGLLFTLFMLLLIGGFYLVKFAL
- a CDS encoding AMP-binding protein, whose amino-acid sequence is MLLEPRETFEALRRDFRWTIPADFNIGRAVADDWAAKFPEQVCLQHFSPDGRHLSMTYGELSAQSSALAEALTEIGVIRGDRVALLMPQCFETVIAHVAIYKMGAIALPLALLFGEEALEYRLRDAGARVIVTNSFGLQRLKAIKARLPALQTVISVDGPGPDVIGFRSMIEGRSGLFDIVDTGPDTPALMIYTSGTTGPPKGALHGHRVLAGHIPGFQLAHDYLPQPDDKVWTPSDWAWAGGLLNALLPALMLGVPVVSSPAQKFDPHMAFRIMAEMKVRNAFIPPTALRLLKAVDKPREAHDLVLRSIGSAGESLGRETYEWVKMALGIVPNEFYGQTECNFVLSSAAHLGVSKGGFIGKAVPGHEVAIIDAEGRELPAGETGQVAIKRPDPVMFLGYWNNPKATEEKFVGDWMKTGDLGRQDEDGYVQFFGRDDDVITSSGYRIGPAEIEDCLIGHPAVRLAAVIGKPDPLRTEIVKAFVVLQDGYTAQAALSAEIRDWVKNRLSMHEYPREVEFVTELPLTTSGKVIRRLLRDQEIAKAS